A genome region from Coffea arabica cultivar ET-39 chromosome 7e, Coffea Arabica ET-39 HiFi, whole genome shotgun sequence includes the following:
- the LOC113702495 gene encoding ras-related protein RABH1e has product MAVVSPLAKYKLVFLGDQSVGKTSIITRFMYDKFDTTYQATIGIDFLSKTMYLEDRTVRLQLWDTAGQERFRSLIPSYIRDSSVAVVVYDVANRQSFLNTSKWIEEVRTERGTDVIIVLVGNKTDLVDKRQVSIEEGDGKAREFGVMFIETSAKAGFNIKPLFRKIAAALPGMETLSSTKQEDMVDVNLKPTANSSQTEQQGGGCAC; this is encoded by the exons atGGCGGTGGTTTCACCTCTAGCAAAGTATAAATTGGTGTTTTTAGGGGATCAATCCGTTGGAAAAACCAGCATCATCACGCGTTTCATGTATGATAAATTTGATACGACTTATCAG GCCACCATCGGGATTGATTTTCTATCAAAAACAATGTACCTTGAAGATAGAACGGTTCGCTTGCAGCTCTG GGATACAGCTGGTCAAGAGAGATTTAGAAGCCTTATTCCAAGCTACATTAGAGATTCTTCCGTAGCTGTGGTTGTCTATGATGTTGCCA ATCGACAGTCATTTTTGAATACATCAAAGTGGATTGAGGAAGTTCGCACCGAACGAGGAACTGATGTGATTATTGTTCTTGTTGGGAACAAAACTGATCTTGTTGATAAAAG GCAAGTTTCTATAGAAGAAGGAGATGGGAAGGCTCGTGAGTTCGGGGTGATGTTCATAGAGACCAGTGCTAAAGCAGGTTTCAATATTAAG CCTCTGTTTCGAAAGATTGCTGCTGCATTGCCTGGTATGGAGACACTTTCGTCCACAAAACAGGAAGACATGGTTGATGTGAATTTGAAGCCTACTGCAAACTCATCGCAAACAGAACAGCAAGGGGGAGGTTGTGCATGCTAG
- the LOC113701729 gene encoding probable mitochondrial adenine nucleotide transporter BTL3 → MTNLEVWLKNLVANSLESKQVQYLAEAHDFSLHLNGFIGGGLFLEPSIPSSFVSLVNPNNSSNSLSLVGVSCSGDRRSRRRSRRRGIVACGGSGSGRFLSVTLSTVKGGEGGEGIGEVLLQDAGKSVECETPAFEEGEKKKEGESKVREVKGKALNTVKHLWAGAVAAMVSRTFVAPLERLKLEYIVRGEQKNLFELIKTIAATQGLKGFWKGNFVNILRTAPFKAVNFYAYDTYRNQLLRMSGNEETTHFERFVAGAAAGITATVLCIPMDTIRTVMVAPGGEALGGVIGAFRHMVQTEGFFSLYKGLLPSIVSMAPSGAVFYGVYDILKSAYLHSPEGRKRLQHMKQQGEELNALEQLELGPVRTLIYGAIAGACSEAATYPFEVVRRQLQMQVRATKMSALGTCMKIVEQGGIPALYAGLIPSLLQVLPSAAISYFVYEFMKIVLEVE, encoded by the exons ATGACTAATTTGGAAGTTTGGCTCAAGAATTTAGTAGCGAACTCATTAGAATCAAAACAAGTACAGTATTTAGCTGAAGCCCACGATTTTTCGCTGCATTTGAATGGTTTTATCGGTGGAGGATTATTTTTGGAACCTTCGATTCCGTCATCATTTGTTTCATTAGTGAATCCGAACAATTCGTCGAATTCTCTTAGTCTGGTCGGAGTTTCATGTAGTGGTGATAGGAGGAGTAGGAGGAGGAGTCGCCGGAGAGGGATCGTTGCTTGTGGCGGCAGCGGAAGCGGGAGGTTTTTGTCAGTGACGCTTTCGACTGTAAAGGGAGGTGAAGGTGGAGAAGGGATTGGTGAGGTGTTGTTGCAAGATGCAGGCAAGAGTGTGGAGTGTGAAACGCCGGCGTTTGAAGAAGgtgagaagaaaaaagaaggcgAATCTAAGGTGAGAGAAGTAAAAGGAAAGGCTTTGAATACTGTTAAGCATCTTTGGGCTGGTGCTGTGGCTGCTATGGTTTCTAG AACTTTTGTGGCACCACTTGAGAGACTAAAGCTGGAATACATAGTTCGTGGTGAACAGAAAAATCTATTTGAGCTGATCAAAACTATTGCTGCCACTCAAGGGCTGAAAGGATTCTGGAAAGGAAATTTTGTTAACATCTTGCGGACAGCTCCCTTTAAGGCTGTCAACTTTTATGCTTATGATACTTACAGAAATCAGTTGCTTAGAATGTCTGGTAATGAGGAGACAACACATTTTGAAAGGTTTGTTGCTGGTGCTGCTGCTGGAATCACTGCTACTGTGCTCTGCATACCTATGGACACT ATCAGGACTGTAATGGTAGCTCCTGGAGGGGAAGCCTTGGGCGGTGTAATTGGTGCTTTTCGTCACATGGTCCAGACTGAGGGGTTTTTTTCTCTTTACAAGGGATTACTTCCATCCATCGTAAGCATGGCTCCTTCAGGCGCTGTTTTCTATGGAGTTTATGACATATTAAAATCTGCTTATCTGCATTCACCAGAAGGTCGGAAACGGCTTCAACATATGAAACAACAAGGTGAAGAATTGAATGCTTTAGAACAACTGGAGTTGGGTCCTGTGAGGACACTAATATATGGGGCGATTGCTGGTGCTTGTTCTGAAGCTGCTACATACCCTTTTGAAGTAGTTAGAAGACAGCTTCAGATGCAAGTTCGAGCTACAAAAATGAGTGCTTTGGGAACTTGCATGAAGATAGTAGAGCAAGGTGGTATTCCTGCACTTTATGCGGGGCTGATTCCTAGCTTGCTACAG GTTCTGCCATCAGCAGCGATAAGCTATTTTGTTTATGAGTTCATGAAGATAGTTCTCGAGGTGGAGTAA
- the LOC113702496 gene encoding uncharacterized protein isoform X1 → MAVNSADECQGTHSVLMTSDGCTNSPKSESESVLVVPNLMKTQMCLDAHPKCQNYPSVKVDVMDIYESSILDTDIEKGKLEIPQSNGEVVGDSKPEDSLKYFQRALQREINFHVGGKFMQLLMNNNLELPKFSPRDKCMTERVFDTPTNRSRKYKRSTSFNSRRVVFLFSILSSVGTIILIYLTLRVRQIGDASANI, encoded by the exons ATGGCGGTGAATTCCGCCGACGAG TGTCAAGGTACCCATAGTGTTCTTATGACATCTGATGGATGCACCAATAGTCCAAAATCTGAATCTGAAAGTGTCTTAGTAGTTCCAAACTTGATGAAAACTCAGATGTGCTTGGATGCCCATCCAAAATGCCAAAACTACCCGAGTGTCAAAGTGGATGTTATGGACATTTACGAATCATCTATTCTAGACACTGATATTGAGAAAGGAAAGTTGGAGATACCCCAGTCTAATGGTGAAGTGGTTGGCGATTCCAAGCCTGAGGATTCCTTAAAA TACTTTCAGAGGGCGTTGCAGAGAGAGATTAACTTTCATGTTGGAGGAAAGTTCATGCAACTCTTGATGAACAATAATCTTGAGTTACCCAAGTTCTCTCCAAGAG ACAAATGCATGACCGAGAGAGTATTTGATACGCCGACCAACAGATCAAGGAAATACAAGCGTTCTACCTCATTTAACTCAAGAAGGGTTGTTTTCCTATTCTCAATCTT GTCAAGTGTTGGAACAATTATCCTTATATATCTGACACTGAGAGTGAGACAGATTGGGGATGCTTCTGCTAATATATGA
- the LOC113702496 gene encoding uncharacterized protein isoform X2: MAVNSADECQGTHSVLMTSDGCTNSPKSESESVLVVPNLMKTQMCLDAHPKCQNYPSVKVDVMDIYESSILDTDIEKGKLEIPQSNGEVVGDSKPEDSLKRALQREINFHVGGKFMQLLMNNNLELPKFSPRDKCMTERVFDTPTNRSRKYKRSTSFNSRRVVFLFSILSSVGTIILIYLTLRVRQIGDASANI; encoded by the exons ATGGCGGTGAATTCCGCCGACGAG TGTCAAGGTACCCATAGTGTTCTTATGACATCTGATGGATGCACCAATAGTCCAAAATCTGAATCTGAAAGTGTCTTAGTAGTTCCAAACTTGATGAAAACTCAGATGTGCTTGGATGCCCATCCAAAATGCCAAAACTACCCGAGTGTCAAAGTGGATGTTATGGACATTTACGAATCATCTATTCTAGACACTGATATTGAGAAAGGAAAGTTGGAGATACCCCAGTCTAATGGTGAAGTGGTTGGCGATTCCAAGCCTGAGGATTCCTTAAAA AGGGCGTTGCAGAGAGAGATTAACTTTCATGTTGGAGGAAAGTTCATGCAACTCTTGATGAACAATAATCTTGAGTTACCCAAGTTCTCTCCAAGAG ACAAATGCATGACCGAGAGAGTATTTGATACGCCGACCAACAGATCAAGGAAATACAAGCGTTCTACCTCATTTAACTCAAGAAGGGTTGTTTTCCTATTCTCAATCTT GTCAAGTGTTGGAACAATTATCCTTATATATCTGACACTGAGAGTGAGACAGATTGGGGATGCTTCTGCTAATATATGA
- the LOC113701728 gene encoding cyclin-dependent kinase C-2, translating into MAAAAPGQLNLEESPSWGSRSVECFEKLEQIGEGTYGQVYMAKERKTGEVVALKKIRMDNEKEGFPITAIREIKILKKLQHENVIKLKEIVTSPGREADEQVNQEGNRYKGSIYMVFEYMDHDLTGLADRPGLRFTIPQIKCYMKQLLTGLHYCHLNHVLHRDIKGSNLLIDNKGNLKLADFGLARSFSSDHNANLTNRVITLWYRPPELLLGATKYDSAVDMWSVGCIFAELLHGKPILPGKNEPEQLNKIFELCGTPDEINWPGVSKIPWYNKFKPARPMKRRIKEVFRHFDSHALELLDKMLCLDPSKRISAQEALVAEYFFVDPRPCDPRSLPKYESSHEFQTKKKRQQQRQNEEMAKRQKVQHPHQHARLPPIQQSGQANPQHWAGPNHPMNPSQPPLSSGPSHHQYGKQHGPPGGPSRYPPGGNPSSGFYPDRGSQGGSYGSGAYPAQGRGPPYPGSSLPPAAQRGAASGYGAPPNYSQSNQYGGSGAGRPNSMAGNRNQQYGWQQ; encoded by the exons ATGGCGGCGGCGGCTCCGGGGCAGCTGAATCTGGAGGAGTCGCCTTCATGGGGGTCTCGTAGCGTTGAATGCTTCGAGAAGCTTGAGCAAATTGGTGAAGGAACTTATGG CCAAGTATATATggccaaagaaagaaaaactggaGAAGTTGTTGCTTTAAAGAAGATACGCATGGACAATGAAAAAGAAGGG tTCCCTATAACTGCCATTCGTGAAATAAAAATTCTAAAGAAGCTGCAGCATGAAAATGTTATTAAACTGAAAGAGATTGTGACCTCTCCTG GTCGCGAGGCAGATGAGCAAGTGAATCAAG AAGGTAATAGATACAAAGGCAGCATTTACATGGTTTTTGAGTATATGGACCATGACTTGACGGGACTTGCTGATCGTCCTGGATTGAGATTTACAATTCCACAAATCAAA TGTTATATGAAGCAGCTGCTTACTGGCCTTCATTACTGTCATCTCAATCATGTGCTTCACAGAGATATCAAAG GCTCCAATCTGCTCATAGATAATAAGGGAAACCTGAAGCTAGCAGATTTTGGGCTAGCACGATCATTCTCCAGTGATCACAATGCCAATCTCACAAATCGAGTAATTACTCTCTGGTACAG ACCTCCAGAGTTGCTTCTTGGAGCTACGAAGTATGATTCAGCAGTAGACATGTGGTCCGTTGGCTGTATTTTTGCTGAACTTTTGCATGGAAAACCAATCTTACCTGGAAAAAATGAG CCTGAACAATTGAACAAGATCTTTGAACTCTGTGGCACCCCTGATGAGATTAATTGGCCTGGTGTTTCCAAGATTCCCTGGTATAACAAGTTCAAACCAGCAAGGCCAATGAAGAGGCGAATTAAGGAGGTCTTTAGACA TTTTGACTCCCATGCTTTGGAGCTACTGGATAAGATGCTGTGTCTTGATCCTTCCAAG AGAATATCAGCACAGGAGGCACTGGTTGCTGAGTATTTCTTTGTGGACCCGCGGCCATGTGATCCAAGGAG TTTGCCAAAGTATGAATCCTCACATGAGTTCCAGACAAAGAAGAAAAGACAACAGCAACGACAAAATGAAGAAATGGCCAAAAGACAGAAGGTGCAACACCCACATCAACATGCTCGCCTGCCTCCTATCCAACAATCTGGGCAAGCAAATCCTCAACATTGGGCTGGACCAAATCATCCTATGAATCCATCCCAACCGCCACTATCATCAGGACCCAGTCATCATCAGTATGGGAAGCAGCATGGTCCTCCGGGAGGCCCTAGTCGATACCCTCCTGGCGGAAACCCTAGCAGTGGCTTTTATCCAGATCGTGGGAGCCAAGGAGGAAGTTATGGCAGCGGTGCATATCCAGCCCAGGGAAGAGGACCACCGTACCCTGGAAGCAGTTTGCCTCCGGCTGCTCAACGAGGAGCTGCCAGTGGATATGGTGCTCCTCCTAATTACTCCCAAAGTAATCAGTATGGAGGCTCTGGTGCTGGCAGACCCAATTCCATGGCTGGTAACCGGAACCAGCAGTATGGTTGGCAGCAATAG